TGAAACTCCGTTTGGAAGATTAACAGAAGTCACATTGGAACTTGAAACTGCTGCTGGCAAAGAGCCAGCCCTCCTCCCGCTGTATGTTGCCTCATCCAAAACAGGCATCCTTTCCACCAATGCAGACCTGCATATTCATTTTAGCAGCTCTATGAGAATAACATTTTTCGATTTATTTAAACTATAGTCCCAAAAGAAAGCACGTCAAATAGAGGAAGAAGATCTTTTGGAAAATGAAAGCAAAACCAAGAGATACCTGATGTTTTGATGCTTTTcaataattgaattaaattcaAGAGCTCTCTGCTGCAATTCAAGGAGTAGGCTTCCTTTGTATTGCACAAGTATATCCTTAACCCTCCTGCATATGACATTAAGAAAATATGACTTGTTCATATTACTACCAGGCTACCAACCTTAAAGATGTTACAAAAATCCTCAGATACTGATAAGAGTATTGAAAAAATTATTTATGTCGCCTATAAATTGTCACAACATTTTCAGAAAGTAGAAACTGTGTATGCAACACAAGATCTTTTCATTAGTGAGCTTGCCCATGAAAAAACCCAAAAGAAAGCAGCACATTGCAACAAAACCATGCTCTGTAAGTACCATAAAGAATGCTAATCCATTTCTATCGAATGAATTACAGGAAATTGTTAACTTCTCAATACACCCTTTATCTCTTTATAACTTAAACATGAGTAGAGAACTAGAAACAGTTGTGTATGGGAAAAAGGTTGAAGTGTTGAATAAAGATAGTGTGGATGATTTCAGAAACCAACATTCTTTCTCAGGCATCTGAAATTTAATATTCTGATATCTTTTTGAAGCAACAGATGCTTCTGCATAACTCCTAAATGATCAAGGAAAAAAGTGTCATATGATTCACATAAGTCTCAATCAGTTGTTCTTTTTCAAAATCTAGTAATGAAAAGGTCACCCCAGACCAAGAACAAAAACCACCCTCATTCCCAAATCCCAACCCCACAACCATTACTGCCACCTGCCCACCTCTGCCCACATGATGGAGGACTACAGATTCAACTTATGACTCCTCTGCAGAAAGCACATATAACATGCCATGCAAGCTACACCTCAGTGGTCATGCTTCTCCCTCATCACCCATATAATTGAGATAATATGGGTGATGAGGGAGAAGCTATTGGCACTAATGGGAAGAATTCACTTAGATAGCACTAGGCCAATTGCAAACAGAATCCACTTACTGAGAACAACCAGGAAATCGAGAGGAAAGCTTCAATAGAGCAGCCAAAGACATAGCACGAGTGGTAACATCCGAGTTGTGACTTTTGATAGCAATCTCAATTACATCTGCCGCATCAGATTCTGTTACCTGTCAAGAAAACCTCAATATATTAAACCTGCTTTGAATACACAATCACATTCTCACAAACACATAGTAGATACTACAAGGATAAGTAATTAAGTATAAGTGATGGCTATCTAAATAGAAAGTAAATACACCCGGGTAAACTTGTGCAACCATAGCATATCACAGCGAGCAGAATGTCTGAAGTTCTACCATTTTAGGCAGTAAAACTGTAAATTGACCACCACTTTAGCCTGATCATGCTAGTTCGTACTATACCATTAAACCAGCTGTCATTACTCATTAGTAAGGCTTCTAACACAGGCAGGTTAGTAAGATATAAGATAAAGAGTACTGTACCCCTAGGATTGTCGGTAGGCTGGACAACTCATCTAAGGTAAATGACTGACATACACGCGCAAAATAGGCAAAGGAAATTAAGGCCGCTGCTGTATTggataaaatgattattttcaGCAGGTTAAATTATGTACAGCTTTAAAATGCAAGCAGAGAATCCTAGGTTTCGCTGCTATGTGGGATCAATTGAAGGTAACAAAAGTAGATAGCTCAATCCCCATCCCAAAAAGTAAAGAGAGAGAATAAAGAGGAACCTGACAATGGAGAAAAACAATTATGCTTTCATTTGAAAAACTAAGAGGCCAGATTAGAGACTAGCAAGTATATACCTTTAACTCCTATTAGAGAAAAAAAACATGTTAATGAGCAAATACATGTGAAATAGTGAATTCTGAAATCATTTAAGAAGCTGCTGGGCAAGAAACAATCAGCAACAATGAACATTTCATTAAAACTTATAGTGCCCAGAAGTTCGTTGAGTGCCCAGAAGTTCGTTGAGCTAAGGTCAGTTCAGTGGTTACGGGGGGGCATAACCAGGATTACAGATTTGGACTTTGGGATACAAATAATGAATGAAGATGATTAAGTCTTCTGGTCTCTATCCTCATTCATGGTGACAAGTGCAATGCGATCAACTATATTATTCACTTGCAACTTcaggaaaaataaaatcaaccaGAAGCTTTTAAGCAATGGAGACTTTGTCTGATGGATTTGCATAAGATTGGGTAGCATGTAATACTGTGTTTGATCACCCTTATTAATCAATATATTTCCATCTTATAATTACCTAATTTGTCTGTAGGTGGAACTTTTTTTCCCGTGCCTATTCTTTCATTCAAATCAAATTATCAGATTGAACATGAGGCTACATTTGATGACCAAACATAGGCCTCGAccccaaataaataaaagaaattagTATATTATCAAGGATGCCGTTGAGTTTCAACCAATTGGACATGCTGAAACTTAATGCAACTATCTAGACGTCATAAGAAACGGCTACAACTGGGTTCAAACATAATATTAGAACACAAAACCACCTAAAAGAGTTGCAATGTGATCCCTGTGCAGGAAAATCATTCCTGCAACTGCAATACGAAAAAAGAAATATACCTAGAAAACAAACAAAAGTGGGCCATATTTCAAACTAAGAAAGCAAAGAGACTTTACAAGAGAATGAACTCACTGTTATAGGGTCTTCTATGTCTAGCATCCCAACATTGTTGACCAACATATCACCATATTCTCCAATGCACCAAACTGCCACTTTGACAAGTGTTTCCTGACAAATAAATCCATAACAAGCAATATTTGAATGTTAGGACTTGTAACAGAAAACAGGATGACAATATTACAATTATTTTAAAACAAAGATAATACCTGTTCAGTTGATGCTTGAAGAGCTCTGTACAGGAACCTGACTGTGTACCCATGGAGATTGGGAGCATTACTTATGACAACAATAAGGGCATGCCATACTTCATCCTTCACATAATTGCCAGCCTACTAAGCAAACCACAACGATCAGTACTTTGGAAAAAGGAAGAATACAGGAATTCATAATCCAACTCCAACGCACCCCCACAAAACAAATaacgaaaagaagaaaaagaagaaggttAGTATAAAGGAAAAGAAACTGGCTTCCTTTAAAATGTTTGTATTTTTTAGCTTTTCCGTACAGTACCACTCTATTTGAGAGTTGGGCTAGTAAACTTTTGAAGGGGTCTCATTCACAAAAGAGAGTGAAAAACCCATCATCAACAAGATCAAAGACATGAAGAAAAGGATTTCCAGCCTTGCTGAAACCCCATTACTGTAACCAAGCAAGTGCATACCTCACAAAGAACCTTCAGCATTTGATCAATGTACCAAATCTTCTCTGGTGAAAACCTAAAACAGCAAGATCATTAACCAAATAAAATAACATCATCCAAATTCCATAACATTCAACCAAGAGACAGCAAATAAACAAGAGAGTCAAGATACATGCATTGTACTAAATTTACTTTTCCATCATAACACTGCATAAATGAGCATAGCGAATCATCCTGCTATATTTActtttttccttattttttattttccattTCACGGTTACCAATAAATTACTGAACTGGTCCTTCCCAAATCCAATATAACAGACGACATTTGACCACTTTATCGTAGTCAAAGACTATAACAAGAGATTCTTACAGTACAAGATTCTTAAAATAATTTCACatttatttcatattccatAAATATTAATCAATTAACAAAAGGAAGGgggagagggggggggggggggggggggggagcgGAACAAAGTTTAAAACTACTCCCTGCGGCCCGGAATACTcgaaccggtttgaccggcacatagtttaatgcaattgacttattatttaattacatggtagttgatagtggggtatttttttaatatagatagtgggaaatgtgtcaaATTTTTAAAAGGGTTAGTGGAAAATGACTcactttttaatgttttttttagggAGTAGGGATATAGGTGGGTCCATGGGTAAGTATAATATCAACTAAAGTttgccatttatagaaacggtgcaagtaatccgggacggctttataaggaaagcggtgcaagtattccggaacggagggaATAATATTCAAGAAATATAAATTCTGATTTAGATAAACCTCTACTACATATTTCGTAGTAGGGTAAGAGAAGTTTGTCAACTTTAACATTTGACAATATGATAAGCAAAagaagactacgaacgatattTCAAATACTTcgtaacaaacaacaacaacaacaacaacaacaacaacaacaacaacaacaaagccttagtcccaaaatgatttggggtcggctaacatgaatcgtcgtaggagctcgtcattgtcaccaatcaaaccagaaaggagcaggaagtaaaaaagaaaaaacaaggaagagaaagtggaattaatgaaagtaagataagagaaaaatgtatataatatattatagaagaaatattgtaagagataataaaaaataagtaaagtttaaaataaatgaataagtaaaataagtacatttcaaaatagcatgtaaaattaaaaaatatttaaaagaattttaaataaaaataaaaaaataaaaaaaaaatagaaagaaacagaaacatggaaGTTGTATAAAACAAATACTTCGTAACATAAAAACAAATTCAATCCTATTTCTCTTTTGATACGTTGAATTCAACTTTTGAAAAATCCCAGCTGAAGACATTCTAGCCTGGCAAGGTGAAACAGTAGACCCTAGCCTTTCAAGGTCTGGCAACATTCAACCTAAACTTTTGATAAATTCAGTCTGGCAAGGTGAACAGTAGACCCTAGCCTTTCTAGGTCATACAATATTCAACTTCAACTAGCAGGCAAAGCTATAATGCTCTTTGttaaacttattttgacttatttaagacaaataagttcagataatataaattcagaaaaaataagttttttttttcagacattttcacacgcAAATAAGTTTTTTCGGACAAGCTAAGttgttaagttcagataagttaagataagttatgttaagttaagataagttatgttaatttcagataatataagtttttCACAAAATAAGACGAATAAAACGGAGCCTAAAGTATAAACCAGGATAGCTAAGCTGATTAAGTTCACTTCAACCTGAAATCCACAGAAACAGGGACCAAAAACTTCAACTAATTTATCTATAATAAGTAACTAGTAACGGTTAAGGCTACGTGCATCTTGTTATCCCCAGGTCCTACTAGTAGAGGAATTTTGCAAGGGGGGTTTCAGTAGGGGTGTTCATAAAAAACCGTAACCGTGTACGGTACCGAAAACCGAAAAAACCGACCTATATGGGCGGTAAACCGAACCGAAAAATAATATAAACGGTTATGATAACCGAACCGGCAAAACTAACGGTTAAACGGGTCGGTTACGGTTACAATTTTTGACAATTTAACCGAATAAACCGAAAttcattttttcaaaaaaattattcaatttaatttagttggaggtgacaaaatcacaaaattatAGGTAAAGTATTTAagtaaaaaatgtttgtttgtgcaCAACTAGCCCAATTAGTGTACTTACTTCTTAGGCTCTTAGCCCATTAGTCCTTTCTTGAAACAACAAGTACGTTACTTTGTAATTTTGTTTGAAGTTGATGAACTTGTGTAATTTAAGATGTTGTTTAGACTTATTTTTGTTTGACTTGATCTTCTATTTCAAATTGCTTTGTAAAAAAATAATCCGATAAATGcgatccaaaataaaaataaataatttaatagcGGTTTATGGTTAACCGGGTAAACGTACCGAAACCGCGGTTAACCGTTTAAACGGTAACCGGTTTAAGGTACGGTTACGGTTCATGAAAATGCCGAACCGGAATTTTCGGTTACCGAACCGAATCAAGTTTCGGGATGTTTAACCACCCATGAACACCCCTAGGTTTCAGGGGTGTCTTTCCTTTTACTCCCTTGCAAATACCAATAACGTTATCAACATGGgctttgaaataaaagaaagTCCATAAGTCAAAAACTCAATTAAGGTCTTTGGGGACTTAAATTAAAAGAAACATATTAATGCTAGGTGCCCTAAGTAAGTAACACCCTCTTGATCTCTGTCATTCTCTATTTTCTGCCAATAATAGATTTCTTTGCTGCCACTGCCTCTGAAAGTCTATCTTACAACAGTTCAACCCTCTTCGCTACCTCCAGCCACCAGCACACTGTCCAACCAACCTCAAAGAGAATTTATGCTCATTTCTATTTTGCTGGTTTTAACAACTAAATAAACTATAATGCAAAACCAAGAATCACGGTAAGGGCTTTCCTTCGCGGAAAAAAGGTAGGGAAGGGTTAATCTGTAAGAATAAATGGAGGTTCCAGAGCATTTGGAGGTTTAAATAATTAACCAGAAAGCAGGGTTCCCTGAATCACCCCAGGACAAGTATTTTAAAATCATAATCTTGAGAGTGCTAAGATGTCAAATATTGTCTTTGGCTTTTGTCCCCCTTTGGATCATTATATCTGTTTTATTAAACTAAGAGCCTTTAGACGATATATAGTTATATATACCTTGTCAGCAGACTCAGCACTTTAATCTTTTAGAAAGACACAAACAAGGACACGTATAttacaaaaagtaaataaaattatgCAGGAATGACAACAGTTTTGGGAATTGTACAACAAATTTAACTTCATTACTCATTATGGAGGCACAAGCGCCCAAACTACAGTCCAAATTAGTATACTTACTTGTCAACAATGGAGCAAATTTTGGCTGTAAGATCCTCCTTAAAGTCAAGGTCACTAATTTCCAAATAATCAATTAACTCTTTTGTCAAAGGCTTTACATTACTCTCATTCACTAGAAGATACACAAGTTCAAGAGCCCTTTTCCTGATTGAAGCATCTGAATCCTGGAAAGGAATGGTGGTTAGAACTCAgtattcaaattttaaaaaagaaaactgTATATATTTCACGCCATAATCTAATTGCAAAAATATATGGCAGTTAGCAACTTAATTAGAAATTAGAAATCCAGGAAATAGCAGAATCTCCTCTGTGCACTTATCCGACAACATAGAACAATTGTGATGCATCCACAATATAACATCCCTCCGTATAAAAACTAATAAATGACATACGGACTCTGAGATTAGGATCATAACTCTTAGACATCCGCCAAACATTTGGCTGGCCACTAGGAAATATGCCCATTTATTACGTTAGTAGCAAAAGAATTGTAGATAGATTCACAATCGTTGCTTTAACTTTTCCCACTTTCCTTATGTCTTTTACTCTTTTAGTATCTGTTAAAAATTTCTGTCCTCTAGACCGCTACTAATCAGTCAAACTTTCACCAGTGCTCTATTAGTTCTCAATTTTTCCTTCTCTAGATGTCTTAAATAACTTGTTGAGTATCTACTTATAGTTAAAGAGCACTTAAAATGCCTCAAAATCTTTTAAATGGTGAACGGGAAAGAAGTATAAATTTAGTTGATAAAAGATATTTCTCAATTCTCTCTTTCGCATGAAAAATAACAGAGGTTAGAAGGAGTATCAATATAACCAAATAGTTGTTCCAGACCGactgattttgaaaaaattgaGAAGTCCGGATTCGTTCAGCACGGTAAACACGATAAACCTCACCAACTCAAGAAAAACAAGTTGCAGAACATTACAAAGTACCTTCACACACTCCAAGATCGTCGCTCGATGCCTCTGTACTGCTTGAGCATCAAAATTTATCGCCCTCGTCAACATATTTAAGGCAACATATCTGGTGAGAAATAAAAACCAACCTCTTAGACGGCCTTACAACCAGCAAGACAAACCAAACAAGTAAAAGAGCATAattctttttttcatttttgactCAAATCATTTTCATCCCCTTGGAAAGTAAAAAAAACGCCATAGTGAAAGCATAATGGACCAATGAACGACATACAGAGGGGAGAACTGCATAATTGCACAACTTACGCAAcggaataaaaaagaaaatttaaaaggaaaaaaaggtCAATAGCACAAGCTCGATAGATCAAATAAAGATTTTCAAATGTGTTTTCTCTTCTGCTAGGATTTTCCAGACAATGTTCCTAAGATGAATACAGCCTTGCATTAGAACTTAGAATAGAGAGCCTCTGTATGATCCATAAACCACTATAGTAATTACTATGCATGTTGCTAAAGTGACAGGAAGAAATCCCAACAATATAGAAGGCAATATCTTCGGAACAAACTAAGAAGAAATTAACTCTTCAACTCATTGATATTTCTTACAGACAGCAAAAGCTAGCTAGAACAAGCTTTTGGAACAAACAAAGTAGAAATTGACCATATAAAAAAACAAGTAAAGCTTATTACACAATCAAGAACTGACTAGACATTCAGGTAGAGAAAGAGTGAGCAGAACAGAAcaaagaaagaaaattaaaagataaataCCTAATATTATTGTCCCTGTTAGATAAAAATCTTCCAAGAATGTTAATGGCTAATACACGCAAACCACTGTTATCTTCAATGTTCATGATAGTTTCAACACACTCATAAAGAATAGCATTCCCCGCATTCTTGTTGGACTCGGTTTTTGTTGccacctaaaaaaaatgatGTACGTAAATGAGAAAGGAGTTTAACAACATACTGCATACAGTTTGATAAAGCACACAGCAGCATATTGACAAGCTTAAGCCAAAATAAATGAGGATAAACAGAGAGTATATAGCTAAACgaagaaaaaataacaattcAATCCACCTTTATGTGGACCAGAATTCAATCATGTGatcaaaaccaaaaataaaCTATGTCTAATAATAACATATGGGATCATATTCACAAATATTTCACCACCAAGAGAATCCAGGGAAGCCCTGTTAAGTTTGTCAATAGGTCCTTGCCAAATGTCAACTAAAAGCACACATCCAACTTCTCAAATTATTTTCCTTTTGAATTCTGTTTTTATTTCCTGTTCAACCCATTGTTATTTCTTAATAGTGCAATCCCTGGCTTTGTTATTTACGGAGTATATTCTTTATACCCCTTCCAATGAGAAAATACGACATGGTCCAAAACCACTATCCCAAACAAGTTTACTGTAAATTTTCTCAATTATACACATACACCATTTGTTTGGGATAATGGTCTGGGACAATGAATTATAGTTCTCTGCCTTTAACTCATTTATAATTAGCTTACTGAGGTgaacattatatattttttcgacCCTGCCACGGAGGATTCAACTAAGTGAACTAGAGAGGATACAAGGAAGAATAAGAAAAATCAGAGGATAGAAAGAATATAAAGGTTCAACCAAGTCCCAAACCATTATCATAATTTGCCTGTTTTGGGCTGTCTCCGTCACTTTTTTGGGTGAAATACAAACTTTGAGTACCTTGTATATTTACTAGGTGTCCTTTTTCTTTAAGTTGATTAAGAGAAATACTAGGTATTTAACCATTAGTTTGAAACTTCAGGTACTTGACAAAATAAAATACCAAACTACAGGTGCGAAACTTGTGCAATTGTGAAAAGTCTTCATATGAAAGTATATGGCTGGAATGGAAAGAGAAAATATAGCCATAGAGCTCTTTGAATCAGCTTGTGAGTAAAATGATTCCCTAACTTCGTCCAACTTGTTCTTGTGCAGCATTTCCGGGGATAATTTGACATGACTCATGAGAGCActtctggattatttttcaatttcctGTTTTCCTTTCTCTGCCTCTTTAGACAGAAGTTACACTGCATGTAATCCAGAAAATACTCATTGCAAATTCAGAGCATTTAAGAAGTAGCACTGCATACATCAGAATACGACTTCCTCGGACAGCTAGGTCCAGAAAGATCCACACAGAGCTGTTGTTCTTGGTCTGATTTTAAGCTTTCCACTTTCTTCTTAACAGTACAGTCTCTTCTAATGTTTAATACGATTCTTTTTagtccaaaaaaaattaaaaatggaaaacgaCCCACGCCAAAATGATTGCTTAAGGTAGGACAAATAGAGAGAGCTGCAGTAATTCCCTTTTTATGAGAAGGATGAGGGAAATTCATAATAACCAAGAAGACATGAAGATGATGACGTTGAAGAATAGGACTTCTTCCTTGGGTGACAAATTTTCTTCAAtaagagcaaaaaaaaaatacagcaTTGTAGTATGGTACTAAAGTAGCACCGAATGTGGAGTTGGAGCAGAAGCGGACAAAACAGGGAAAAGGCAAAAAGAAGTTGACACAAAATTCTGCTATCATGAGAATCAGGAAAGCTCTGCTCATATTCCATAAAATAAAGGTGACCACCCTTAGATAAAAGCTTTGTCAGACATACTTTAACCAATATCCAAAACAACACAATTATTTGCAAAAACAAAGAAAGAGAGGTAATAAACCAACCTGTGCAAGCAAGTCATTCATGCTGTCACTGGCATCAGCATCACCATGTCCCAAAACACGCAAAAATCTCAGTAATCTGATATGGAGGAAAGGATCTGTAATTCCAGCAACATCATATTCTGGAGCATATGGACTGTTCACGAGATCTTTTAGAACTTTCACCACAGCATCAGTACATTTCTAGAAGGTGAGGAAAACCAAATTGATTAAGAGTACAATAAACAAATGAATTTCTCAGCATGTGAAACAACAATTTGGACTATTTTGACTCAGTTGCAGACTAGTGAATGTTGCACAAAGAGACAAAAtcacaaaacacaaaaaccacCTTTGTTGAGAAGTTTCAATAAGTTGGTCATACCAATGTTCATAACTTATCCAAATGCTTATTGTAGGATAAAATGATACAAGCAGAAGAAATATGTTGTATTAAACAGCAATTGGATTACAAAGAGTTACTATCCTATCAAATTCAGAATAGTAAAAAGCTCGTAATGATGTTATTTTCAATCAGAACAGAACAGGAAGCGCACTTTAGTCAGGCAAAACTAACAGTTACAAAGACACATTTGTCTAGCATTCGGTATTCAAGTGCATCTTTTCTgatttttcataaataaaacaaataccCCATGAATCCCAAGGAGGACAGAATGAAGACCAAAATAATACCTTTCTGAAGTACTCGAGTGCATCTTCGCTGATTCTACATAAATCCGTACAAAGTTGCACTCCGGTTATCAGGACTCCATGATGCTTTTCTTTCAGCAAAGAAGCAGCAGGATTTATGAAATTCTCCGCCAGGTCAGGGACTTTCTTTATAATCCGGATTGAACAGAGTGCTGCCTATTTCACATTAAAGTTGGTATTCAGCTCGTAATGGTATAAAATTCAATTGCAAATTTCGGAAAAATCATTCAAAGCAACTTAAAGGGAGAGATATTGCAGCAGCAAACACCACGACCTCATCTTTAATCACTAGATCTAAACGCACAAGATGCGAGCTTCATATATCAAAAAACATGTACGACAACGGTATATAAGCAttgaaaatatcaaattttaaaaGAGTACACAAAAAAGTAAAGGCGTCTAGATATTTTAGGTGGACACCGAACTCCTCAAGAGTTGGCTAATATAATAGATATGTAGCTCATGAATATAACTTCAAACTTTATGTCTCAATGGAGTTGAGTGTACCGTTAGCACCCATTCAAGCCACACCAACAGATGCTGCCACATGAACTTCTGTCAAAGCTAAAACTAAAGTACAGAAGACAGATGGTAATTTTCCGATGTTGTACCCAAAAGGGTCTACAACATGAAGTTGTCGGTGACTAGACCATGAAAAAAATTGTTGATATTAATCCTAAGCAACAATAACCTAAACATAAACTGAAGCATTACTGGCTGAGTAGAAGCCTCATTTACTCCTTTCTACGCTTCCCATAATAGAATAATAAGGACAACATTACGTTGGTCTATATCCACTATTAATAATTACCCTGAGGATATTC
This sequence is a window from Spinacia oleracea cultivar Varoflay chromosome 1, BTI_SOV_V1, whole genome shotgun sequence. Protein-coding genes within it:
- the LOC110782916 gene encoding AP-1 complex subunit gamma-2, which produces MNPFSSGTRLRDMIRAIRACKTAAEERGVVRKECAAIRSAISENDADYRHRNMAKLMFIHMLGYPTHFGQMECLKLIASPGFPEKRIGYLGLMLLLDERQEVLMLVTNSLKQDLNHTNQYIVGLALCALGNICSAEMARDLAPEVERLLQFRDPNVRKKAALCSIRIIKKVPDLAENFINPAASLLKEKHHGVLITGVQLCTDLCRISEDALEYFRKKCTDAVVKVLKDLVNSPYAPEYDVAGITDPFLHIRLLRFLRVLGHGDADASDSMNDLLAQVATKTESNKNAGNAILYECVETIMNIEDNSGLRVLAINILGRFLSNRDNNIRYVALNMLTRAINFDAQAVQRHRATILECVKDSDASIRKRALELVYLLVNESNVKPLTKELIDYLEISDLDFKEDLTAKICSIVDKFSPEKIWYIDQMLKVLCEAGNYVKDEVWHALIVVISNAPNLHGYTVRFLYRALQASTEQETLVKVAVWCIGEYGDMLVNNVGMLDIEDPITVTESDAADVIEIAIKSHNSDVTTRAMSLAALLKLSSRFPGCSQRVKDILVQYKGSLLLELQQRALEFNSIIEKHQNIRSALVERMPVLDEATYSGRRAGSLPAAVSSSNVTSVNLPNGVSKPAAPLVDLLDLSSDDVPAPSSSGGGDFLHDLLGVDLAPSPSQSGTQKSGTDALLDLLSIGSPTAMNNSSTPDILSLNLESKSSGGSLDRLSSISSIPAQVSSPSVTSPIVDLLDGLSASQPTIEANGQQFPSMVAFESSSLKMTFDFSKSAGSPQVTTVTATFANLSANSYTDFLFQAAVPKFLQLHLDPASSTTLPASGNGSIIQTMRITNSQHGKKPLAMRIRIGYKANGKDVLEEGQISNFPRNL